One genomic window of Trichlorobacter lovleyi includes the following:
- a CDS encoding class I SAM-dependent methyltransferase, which yields MIDGLSKNVFSQGKPSSSTVARDEETLTAAEVIGHLALMVQRLPPEEIENFYVALAPAVATMAKTGKGTDACLEHGCLPMPVHFYSPLPDIRDLQERGVYQRTSNLSGIDWDLKRQSELLLYLGRRFGHECDWSPKPAGNNDAFYTENGCFSFGCAAALHCILRFFQPQRIVEIGSGNSSQIINAAVLQNMKEFGRQCDYTIVDPYPDDAHIGKLQCVSNLLKQRVETLPVSFFSHLRDGDVLFIDSGHVVKTGGDVNYLILEVLPRLAPGVIIHFHDIPMPYEYAEVYHTNPSFRMFWTESYLLQAFLAFNNEFEILVSMAAVTSEMPEILGAAFPLYDPACHLSGSQSIWLRRQKT from the coding sequence ATGATTGACGGGCTATCAAAAAACGTATTTTCACAAGGCAAGCCATCTTCGTCAACAGTGGCGCGAGATGAGGAGACGCTGACCGCTGCCGAAGTGATTGGGCATCTCGCTTTGATGGTTCAAAGGTTGCCCCCAGAAGAAATCGAAAATTTTTACGTTGCCCTGGCCCCTGCTGTTGCAACCATGGCAAAAACCGGAAAAGGTACCGATGCTTGCCTAGAACATGGCTGCTTGCCGATGCCGGTACATTTCTACTCACCATTGCCGGACATAAGAGATCTTCAGGAGCGGGGAGTATACCAACGGACCAGTAATCTGTCTGGCATTGACTGGGATTTGAAGCGCCAGTCTGAGTTGCTTCTTTATCTGGGGCGTCGTTTTGGACATGAGTGTGACTGGTCGCCAAAACCAGCTGGGAATAATGATGCTTTTTATACTGAGAATGGTTGTTTTTCCTTTGGCTGTGCAGCCGCGTTGCACTGCATTCTCCGTTTTTTTCAGCCACAACGTATTGTTGAAATCGGCTCGGGTAATTCCTCGCAAATTATAAACGCGGCAGTTCTGCAAAATATGAAGGAGTTTGGCAGACAGTGTGACTATACCATTGTTGACCCCTATCCTGATGATGCACATATTGGAAAACTTCAGTGCGTGAGCAACCTCCTCAAACAGCGGGTGGAGACTTTGCCCGTATCATTTTTTAGTCACCTACGTGATGGCGATGTGCTCTTTATTGATTCCGGGCATGTGGTCAAAACTGGTGGGGATGTTAATTATCTGATTCTGGAGGTCCTTCCCAGGCTGGCACCCGGCGTTATCATCCATTTTCATGACATTCCTATGCCGTACGAATATGCTGAAGTGTATCATACCAATCCATCATTTAGGATGTTCTGGACTGAGTCGTATCTGTTGCAGGCTTTTTTGGCTTTCAATAATGAGTTTGAAATTCTTGTCTCAATGGCTGCCGTCACATCAGAAATGCCTGAGATTCTTGGAGCTGCATTCCCTCTGTACGACCCGGCATGCCATCTGAGTGGGAGTCAAAGTATCTGGTTGCGTCGGCAAAAAACATGA
- a CDS encoding glycosyltransferase: MKSALCEQVEENVQQIRSGGKPRQVDLLACLCSESRELRCEVNCRLASAFLDVSDFENASVCIKRAWIISDFSPEILPLFVKIHLARNDITAIKEAYKQRGVKESLSSNVDATLNYFNLWQYAVATHLHRDYYEYDYEVLRCVEKLASPYRMNPPRRKILQGNKIKIAYLVFGVTHINSVLIKNNKIMAKYHDKERFDISFYIPDSIEDVVRAPQGSEHVKDFVSYGCKVHVAPAHLSRKDRLLCIASKIFESETDLLVTSALLADFEHYFIAATRPAPLVAGLLQGPPAQYAAPLLDWVLSWSPHPLMDTPCNGSLVSFEIGLPDRREIRPATRDDFGLPGASRVLMSVGRAEKFQLFEYWIAVLEILQLRQDSYYLVVGAEEMQLPFRDELRKCPEWQRVRMLGWRKDCLNIMCLADLLIDTFPSGGGHVLADAMALSIPFVSFENNYLRNYDQTEWSVVDCFADIPELIIQRNDFERMKETVFRLLDDDGFYRVMSETCWEQVQKRQGNPTKGIRRCEDVYRKLLSVEHW, from the coding sequence ATGAAAAGTGCGTTGTGCGAGCAAGTTGAAGAAAACGTTCAACAAATACGTTCGGGCGGAAAACCTCGGCAGGTTGACCTGCTAGCTTGTCTTTGTTCAGAAAGCAGGGAACTCCGCTGTGAGGTAAATTGCCGTTTGGCATCAGCTTTTTTGGATGTCTCAGATTTTGAAAATGCCTCCGTTTGCATCAAACGAGCCTGGATAATATCTGACTTTTCTCCTGAGATTCTACCTCTCTTCGTCAAGATCCACCTTGCCCGCAATGATATTACCGCAATAAAAGAGGCATATAAGCAGCGTGGGGTAAAGGAATCTCTGTCCTCAAACGTTGATGCCACTCTGAACTATTTCAATCTCTGGCAGTATGCTGTGGCCACTCATCTCCACAGGGACTACTATGAATATGATTACGAAGTCCTCAGATGTGTAGAGAAGCTCGCGAGTCCATATAGAATGAACCCTCCACGGAGAAAAATTCTTCAAGGGAACAAGATAAAAATTGCATATCTGGTTTTCGGTGTCACTCACATAAATTCTGTACTGATAAAAAACAATAAGATTATGGCCAAATACCATGATAAGGAACGGTTTGACATCAGTTTCTATATACCGGACAGTATTGAGGACGTGGTCCGTGCTCCTCAGGGGAGCGAGCACGTGAAAGATTTTGTTTCGTATGGATGTAAGGTCCATGTTGCACCAGCTCATCTATCTAGAAAGGACCGATTGCTTTGCATTGCCAGCAAGATTTTTGAATCAGAAACCGATTTATTGGTGACTTCGGCACTACTTGCTGATTTTGAGCATTATTTCATCGCCGCTACTCGCCCCGCGCCATTGGTTGCCGGGCTGTTGCAGGGGCCCCCAGCCCAATATGCGGCTCCACTGCTGGACTGGGTATTGTCATGGTCGCCTCACCCACTCATGGATACCCCTTGTAACGGGTCACTGGTCTCTTTCGAGATCGGTTTGCCTGATCGGAGAGAGATCAGGCCAGCGACAAGGGATGATTTTGGTTTGCCGGGTGCCAGCCGAGTCTTGATGAGTGTCGGCAGAGCAGAAAAATTTCAGCTTTTCGAATACTGGATCGCTGTGCTGGAAATTTTACAACTGCGACAGGATTCCTACTATCTGGTTGTTGGCGCTGAAGAGATGCAACTACCCTTTAGGGACGAACTCAGAAAATGCCCTGAGTGGCAGCGAGTCAGGATGTTGGGGTGGAGAAAGGACTGTTTGAATATTATGTGTCTTGCCGACCTGCTTATCGATACATTCCCTTCCGGTGGAGGACATGTATTGGCAGACGCCATGGCCTTATCTATTCCATTCGTTTCCTTTGAAAATAACTATCTAAGAAATTATGACCAAACCGAGTGGTCCGTTGTTGATTGTTTCGCAGATATTCCTGAACTGATCATTCAACGCAATGACTTCGAGAGGATGAAAGAGACGGTATTCCGCCTTCTGGATGATGACGGCTTTTACAGGGTGATGTCTGAAACATGCTGGGAGCAGGTACAAAAGAGACAAGGTAATCCAACCAAAGGCATAAGGCGGTGCGAGGATGTTTACCGTAAGTTGCTGTCTGTCGAGCATTGGTAA
- a CDS encoding DegT/DnrJ/EryC1/StrS family aminotransferase: MTERRVEFFRHNLTEEDIALATDVMRSVFLTTGPKVAEFERKLSNYLSNGHVVGLTSCTAALHLALLRHGIGPGDEVITTPMTFCATATAILQAGATPIFVDVCPHSALIKPEDAEKAITAKTKAIIPVHLYGRMADMRGFAELAKPYNLVVIEDAAHCLEGQRDGVRPGQLGHAACFSFYATKNITCGEGGALVCKTDGDAAWYRSARHHGISKNAASRYTGSYQHWDMDMMGWKYNMDDIQAALLIHQIDQIYGYRRRRQHLEQLYREMLADIKGLEFIEPPAEGEESGHHLFTVLLPRECSRDAVLNSLQERGIGCAVNYRAVHTLTYFRESYGYRPEDFPIAYDIGCRTVTLPLYPKLGEDEVRRVCAALRAVV; this comes from the coding sequence ATGACTGAACGTAGGGTGGAGTTTTTCAGGCATAATTTGACTGAAGAGGATATTGCTCTGGCAACAGATGTAATGCGCTCCGTATTCCTCACTACCGGGCCTAAGGTAGCCGAATTTGAGCGTAAACTTTCCAACTACCTGAGCAATGGCCATGTTGTCGGCCTCACCAGCTGTACTGCCGCATTGCACCTTGCCTTGCTGCGCCACGGCATCGGGCCGGGAGATGAGGTCATCACAACGCCCATGACATTTTGTGCCACTGCCACCGCGATACTACAAGCGGGTGCAACGCCGATTTTTGTGGACGTTTGTCCGCATAGCGCTTTAATTAAACCCGAAGATGCAGAAAAAGCCATAACCGCTAAAACTAAAGCTATCATACCCGTCCACTTATATGGGCGTATGGCCGACATGCGTGGTTTCGCCGAACTAGCCAAGCCTTACAACCTAGTTGTTATAGAAGATGCTGCTCATTGCTTAGAAGGTCAGCGTGATGGAGTTAGACCTGGCCAACTAGGGCACGCAGCATGTTTCTCATTTTACGCAACCAAAAATATTACCTGTGGCGAAGGCGGAGCACTCGTCTGCAAAACCGACGGTGACGCAGCGTGGTACAGGTCTGCGAGACATCACGGTATATCAAAAAACGCTGCTTCACGTTATACAGGCAGCTATCAACACTGGGATATGGATATGATGGGATGGAAATATAACATGGACGATATCCAGGCAGCACTGCTGATTCATCAGATCGACCAAATCTACGGCTATCGCAGACGGCGCCAGCATCTTGAACAGCTGTACCGGGAAATGCTCGCCGACATCAAAGGGCTTGAGTTCATCGAACCTCCCGCAGAAGGGGAGGAGAGCGGCCATCATCTCTTTACGGTCCTGCTGCCGCGGGAATGTTCGCGAGACGCGGTCCTCAACAGTCTCCAGGAACGCGGTATCGGCTGCGCGGTGAATTACCGGGCGGTCCACACGCTCACATACTTCCGGGAGTCGTACGGATACCGTCCGGAGGATTTCCCCATTGCCTACGACATCGGCTGCCGGACGGTGACGCTGCCGCTCTATCCCAAACTCGGCGAAGACGAGGTCAGAAGGGTCTGCGCAGCCTTGAGGGCCGTTGTCTAG
- a CDS encoding dTDP-glucose 4,6-dehydratase, which produces MKKTILVTGGAGFIGSNFVRHIYNTYPDYRIIVLDALTYAGHVENLPVDINEDNGSRLIFWYGNVTNGELVGTLVSQADAVVHFAAETHVTRSIYDNFLFFETDVIGTQTVANAVLKYRDRIKRFVHISTSEVYGTAYNPLMDEDHPLMPMSPYAAAKAGADRLVYSYWATYKIPAVIIRPFNNYGTQQHLEKAVPRFITSCILDEPIRLHGDGSAARDYIHAEDTCAAIDLVLHADDKLVNGEVFNVASAVDRSMLSVAKDIVSIMGADDSLITFVGDRPGQVFRHTGDISKIERVIGWRPRTDWQDGLRRTIEWYSANRKWWEKQLWMRSVPIVTQTGKKELH; this is translated from the coding sequence ATGAAAAAGACCATTCTGGTGACAGGCGGAGCAGGATTCATTGGTAGCAATTTTGTGCGTCACATCTACAATACATATCCGGATTACCGTATCATCGTTCTCGACGCACTCACCTATGCAGGACATGTTGAAAACCTCCCTGTCGACATCAATGAAGACAACGGCAGCCGTCTGATCTTCTGGTACGGCAACGTTACCAACGGCGAACTTGTGGGGACCCTGGTTTCTCAAGCAGATGCAGTTGTGCATTTTGCTGCGGAAACTCATGTGACCCGTTCTATCTACGATAACTTTCTCTTCTTCGAGACAGATGTAATAGGTACGCAGACCGTCGCAAATGCCGTTCTCAAATATCGTGACCGTATCAAGCGGTTCGTCCACATCTCAACTTCCGAAGTCTATGGCACTGCCTACAATCCTTTAATGGATGAAGATCACCCCCTTATGCCGATGAGTCCTTATGCCGCCGCCAAAGCAGGTGCAGACCGCCTGGTGTATTCCTACTGGGCCACCTACAAGATTCCGGCAGTCATAATCCGGCCATTCAACAATTACGGAACTCAGCAGCATCTGGAAAAGGCGGTTCCAAGATTCATTACCAGCTGCATCCTTGACGAACCGATTCGGCTTCATGGCGACGGCAGCGCAGCTCGTGACTATATACATGCCGAGGACACCTGTGCAGCTATTGACTTGGTTCTCCACGCAGATGACAAACTGGTAAACGGCGAAGTATTTAATGTTGCCTCAGCTGTCGACAGGTCAATGCTATCGGTTGCAAAGGATATCGTTTCAATTATGGGAGCTGATGATTCTTTGATTACGTTTGTCGGTGACCGGCCGGGACAGGTGTTCCGGCATACCGGGGATATTTCAAAGATTGAGCGTGTCATTGGCTGGAGGCCCAGAACAGACTGGCAAGATGGCTTGAGAAGAACCATTGAATGGTATTCAGCAAATCGTAAATGGTGGGAGAAACAGCTCTGGATGCGCTCAGTTCCCATTGTCACGCAGACTGGCAAAAAAGAGCTTCATTAA
- a CDS encoding WbqC family protein, with product MVIGILQPGYLPWLGFFEQLHRSDIFVIYDDVQYDKHGWRNRNRIKTANGIQWLTVPVLLKYNKHPQICEVRIDNMAKWRKKHLETIRQSYSRAPYFEHYFNIFESSFACNWEYLIDLDVHLMTELVRALGLPEKPMVRSSTLGIEGGRIDRLIKICTYFGADTFYEGASGVNYIDPAVFLENGIRVKFQEYRHPTYPQLYGDFMPYLSLVDLLFNCGDKSLDILIGNTSPEVVN from the coding sequence ATGGTCATCGGCATTCTGCAGCCCGGATATCTTCCATGGCTTGGTTTTTTCGAACAATTACACCGGAGCGATATCTTTGTAATATATGATGATGTCCAGTACGACAAACATGGCTGGCGAAATCGCAACCGAATAAAAACCGCCAATGGTATCCAGTGGCTGACAGTTCCGGTGCTGCTCAAGTACAATAAGCATCCGCAGATCTGCGAGGTGCGCATCGACAATATGGCAAAATGGCGCAAGAAACATCTGGAGACCATTCGCCAGAGTTATTCACGTGCTCCGTATTTCGAGCACTATTTCAACATATTCGAAAGTTCCTTTGCTTGTAATTGGGAATACCTTATCGATCTGGATGTTCACCTCATGACAGAACTGGTACGTGCTTTAGGACTCCCTGAAAAACCGATGGTCAGATCTTCGACGCTAGGAATAGAAGGTGGAAGAATAGATAGACTGATAAAAATCTGCACCTATTTCGGCGCCGACACGTTTTATGAGGGCGCATCGGGAGTGAATTACATCGATCCGGCCGTATTCCTTGAAAACGGCATTAGAGTAAAATTCCAGGAGTACCGTCACCCCACGTACCCCCAGCTTTATGGAGATTTTATGCCTTACCTTTCTCTCGTGGATCTGTTGTTCAATTGCGGTGACAAAAGTCTCGACATATTGATTGGAAATACTAGTCCGGAGGTAGTGAACTGA
- a CDS encoding radical SAM protein, producing the protein MTGKDHIDHKDIQYGIRPEALEFPMMCVISFIYTCNAYCPNCPYTNSDIRSSYKDRPLMNPETFKLIADQCGEYGAWVRISGGGEPMLHPQAVELMEYAKLQGAKVGLITNGSRFTEESTRRLLEAKIDMIEFSVDASDPDTYRHVRPGLDWSTLKCNVERMVRMRNKLGSVTKIIASGVNQEGVDIDAVAAFWEPFVDNFQKRKFLTWGINDPDKSADPTPYLPPDEQIPCPFIFERLNIDSRGKVMVCGFDIAAKTDMGNIHEKSIKDIWHGEGFEFYRQKHLNKAGNDLELCANCPDWKYRSWKHNYWKIVDVAEKARQERFDKLDLMDSEGCLAVDEKKGA; encoded by the coding sequence ATGACTGGCAAAGACCATATCGATCACAAGGACATACAATATGGAATCAGACCTGAAGCACTCGAATTCCCTATGATGTGTGTCATATCCTTTATTTACACATGCAATGCCTATTGCCCTAATTGTCCTTACACCAATTCAGACATTCGCTCCAGCTATAAAGACAGACCTTTGATGAACCCTGAAACTTTCAAGCTGATTGCCGACCAATGTGGTGAATATGGAGCATGGGTTCGTATCTCTGGTGGAGGAGAACCGATGCTGCACCCGCAGGCGGTTGAACTTATGGAGTACGCCAAGCTTCAGGGGGCAAAGGTCGGGTTGATTACCAATGGTTCCAGATTTACCGAGGAAAGTACCCGGCGTTTGCTAGAAGCCAAGATAGATATGATCGAGTTCAGTGTGGACGCCTCTGATCCTGATACGTATCGTCACGTAAGGCCTGGACTGGACTGGTCAACCCTTAAGTGTAATGTGGAGCGAATGGTCAGAATGCGAAACAAGCTTGGCAGCGTCACCAAGATCATTGCCAGCGGAGTTAACCAGGAAGGGGTAGACATAGATGCGGTAGCAGCTTTTTGGGAGCCGTTTGTCGATAACTTCCAGAAACGCAAATTCCTTACCTGGGGAATAAATGACCCCGACAAATCAGCGGACCCAACCCCCTACCTGCCGCCAGATGAACAGATCCCATGTCCGTTTATCTTTGAACGCCTCAACATAGATTCACGCGGTAAAGTTATGGTGTGCGGCTTCGACATAGCAGCCAAAACCGACATGGGGAACATTCACGAAAAGAGCATCAAGGATATCTGGCATGGTGAAGGCTTCGAATTCTACCGGCAGAAACATCTGAATAAAGCTGGCAATGATTTAGAGCTTTGCGCCAATTGTCCAGACTGGAAATACCGCTCCTGGAAACACAATTATTGGAAAATTGTGGATGTGGCAGAAAAGGCTCGCCAGGAAAGATTTGACAAGCTAGATCTCATGGATTCGGAGGGATGCCTGGCAGTTGACGAGAAAAAGGGCGCCTGA
- a CDS encoding GNAT family N-acetyltransferase produces the protein MDNVLDLKNHPELLPQYVDLRNRYCELLLTQPVEIAETIQWMHETTTEIWAIAEDNCIHGVLLLYISRGGEIAFFATQKNRGTGTKLLHLADQIAQKKKLASIWAWVRKDNPIAANVFKKCGYSESGDEDRTFRDQRIKGTRFIKNIMEKMI, from the coding sequence ATGGATAACGTACTGGACCTGAAAAATCATCCGGAACTCCTTCCCCAATATGTAGATCTTAGAAACCGTTACTGTGAGCTGCTGCTTACTCAGCCAGTTGAAATTGCAGAAACTATTCAATGGATGCATGAAACTACTACTGAAATATGGGCAATTGCTGAGGATAACTGCATACACGGAGTACTTTTACTCTATATTTCCCGTGGGGGAGAAATCGCTTTTTTCGCCACTCAAAAAAACCGAGGAACAGGAACCAAATTATTGCATCTCGCTGATCAGATTGCACAAAAGAAGAAACTGGCTTCCATATGGGCATGGGTGCGTAAGGACAATCCTATTGCGGCAAATGTTTTCAAGAAATGCGGCTATAGTGAATCAGGAGATGAAGATAGAACATTTAGAGATCAGCGAATCAAAGGCACTAGATTCATAAAAAATATCATGGAGAAGATGATTTAA
- a CDS encoding radical SAM/SPASM domain-containing protein: protein MKAEILQSQMAQGRLTDAGEFPKVVLIDTVSFCNLACSMCVHPEMTREKGVMSWKLFTKIIDEVADEDKNVRVWMVFFGEPFILKNRNPSIFDMIRYSKDKGLTDVVTNTNANLMDEDASRRLIESGLDAIYIGIDAFSPESYAKIRVKGDYEGTVKNIQYLLQLKEELKSDKPDVFVQFVEMDINAHEKEAFISFWSDKGAKVKIRPKVSWAGLIEAPNLVLGEEDRWPCYWAMQTMSITDQGKVVTCAVDLDARFVAGDVNNSTLKEVWNGKLKELRIIHQQNRFAELPEICRNCKDWQSARADYYSTAEPSK from the coding sequence ATGAAGGCAGAAATTTTACAGTCCCAAATGGCGCAGGGCAGACTTACAGATGCCGGCGAATTCCCTAAAGTCGTTCTGATAGATACAGTCAGTTTCTGCAACTTGGCTTGCTCCATGTGCGTACACCCCGAGATGACACGAGAAAAAGGAGTCATGTCGTGGAAACTTTTCACAAAGATTATCGATGAAGTGGCTGATGAGGACAAAAATGTCCGTGTCTGGATGGTGTTTTTCGGGGAACCGTTCATACTGAAAAACAGGAATCCTTCTATATTCGACATGATACGGTATTCAAAGGATAAAGGTCTGACCGATGTAGTAACCAACACTAATGCCAATCTGATGGATGAAGATGCCTCCAGGAGACTTATAGAGTCAGGGCTTGATGCGATTTATATCGGAATAGACGCTTTTTCTCCGGAATCATACGCAAAAATCAGAGTTAAAGGCGACTACGAGGGTACGGTAAAAAATATTCAGTATCTGCTACAGCTCAAAGAAGAATTAAAGTCTGATAAACCGGATGTCTTTGTACAGTTTGTCGAGATGGATATCAACGCACATGAAAAAGAGGCATTCATTTCGTTCTGGAGTGACAAGGGTGCAAAGGTCAAAATTCGCCCCAAGGTAAGCTGGGCAGGATTGATCGAGGCTCCCAACCTCGTACTCGGAGAAGAGGATCGCTGGCCTTGTTACTGGGCAATGCAAACCATGTCTATTACGGACCAGGGCAAGGTGGTTACCTGTGCTGTCGACCTTGATGCCCGTTTCGTCGCAGGTGATGTTAACAATTCAACCCTAAAAGAAGTTTGGAACGGAAAACTGAAGGAACTGAGAATAATTCACCAGCAAAATCGATTTGCGGAACTTCCAGAAATATGCCGCAACTGCAAAGACTGGCAGTCGGCACGAGCAGACTATTACTCAACGGCAGAACCTAGTAAGTAA
- the asnB gene encoding asparagine synthase (glutamine-hydrolyzing), which yields MCGICGFTGAPNQLALHAMVSSIIHRGPDDEGVFSNDQISLAMRRLSVVDVETGMQPVHNEDRAIWVIFNGEIYNYSELRSDLVLSGHQFYTDHSDTEVIVHLYEDHGLDFASRINGMFAIALWDSSKQRLLLVRDRMGVKPLYYTVNDSRVIFSSEIKGILAHPNYVKEMDHEGIYHYFTFKHVPAPFTAFKGIKTLRPGEMLIWEDGRISLKNWWQIRFDEQYNRNEGEVQNRILELLDDATRIRMRCDVPFGAYLSGGVDSSSVVALMSRYSDKPVKTFCLGYEDELENKAADLYHARRVAAQYGTDHHEYIMSSGELLEDIDKVISSFDQPFSGTISTFFLSKLISKHVKVALSGDGADELFGSYLTHRTAQPLWHYVRLVEKIRTIGLTADEQALLAPCNLKYLDDLYEISQGNEALWRSKLYLFNDNEKRSILSDDFISQCATASTANVIAGYFTGLTAHNPLNRILEMEWKTQLPDQVLAFVDFLSMAHSVEVRSPFLDYRLVEFAATIPGELKIRQGVVKDVLKRAVRPILPSGIIDRPKEGFVLPIFDWMQKKYRGYCSQILSPERLSAHGCLNIPLVQDLLVRFDSGEKPLNARIWNLMMFQLWWEAYFGEDSIC from the coding sequence ATGTGTGGAATTTGCGGTTTTACCGGGGCTCCTAACCAGCTTGCCTTACACGCAATGGTAAGTTCAATTATTCATCGTGGCCCTGATGATGAAGGCGTTTTCAGTAACGATCAAATTAGCCTTGCTATGCGCCGCCTAAGTGTTGTTGATGTAGAAACAGGGATGCAGCCGGTTCACAATGAAGACAGAGCCATTTGGGTCATATTCAACGGAGAGATATACAACTACTCAGAATTACGCTCCGACCTAGTGCTGTCAGGACACCAATTCTACACCGACCACTCCGATACCGAGGTGATCGTTCACCTATACGAAGACCATGGCCTCGATTTTGCCAGCAGGATAAACGGCATGTTTGCAATAGCCCTGTGGGATAGCTCCAAGCAGCGGCTTCTTCTGGTCCGAGACCGCATGGGGGTAAAACCGCTCTATTACACAGTAAACGACAGCAGAGTGATTTTTTCATCGGAAATCAAGGGTATCCTTGCACACCCAAATTATGTGAAGGAAATGGACCATGAAGGGATATATCACTATTTTACCTTCAAACATGTTCCCGCCCCCTTTACAGCATTCAAAGGGATCAAGACCCTTCGGCCAGGGGAAATGCTCATATGGGAAGATGGTCGAATCTCCCTAAAGAACTGGTGGCAGATCCGATTCGATGAACAATACAACAGGAATGAGGGGGAAGTCCAAAACCGTATTCTCGAACTTCTCGATGACGCAACACGTATTCGGATGCGCTGCGACGTACCTTTCGGAGCTTATCTTAGCGGAGGGGTTGATTCCAGCAGCGTAGTTGCACTGATGAGCAGGTATTCCGACAAACCGGTCAAGACCTTCTGTCTGGGGTACGAGGATGAACTGGAAAACAAGGCAGCAGATCTTTATCACGCCCGCCGCGTGGCAGCACAGTATGGTACCGATCACCATGAATACATAATGTCCAGCGGCGAGCTTCTGGAGGATATTGACAAAGTCATTAGCTCCTTTGACCAACCCTTTTCCGGTACGATTTCAACCTTTTTCCTGTCAAAGCTCATCTCAAAACATGTCAAAGTGGCGCTTTCCGGCGACGGAGCAGACGAACTTTTCGGCAGCTATCTCACCCATCGTACTGCCCAGCCACTATGGCACTATGTCCGACTGGTCGAAAAGATCCGCACCATCGGGTTGACTGCTGATGAACAGGCTCTGCTTGCCCCATGCAATCTGAAATATCTTGATGATCTGTATGAAATATCACAGGGAAACGAAGCACTGTGGAGATCCAAGCTATATCTGTTCAATGACAACGAGAAGCGTTCTATTCTGTCTGACGACTTCATATCTCAGTGTGCAACGGCCAGCACGGCAAATGTCATTGCCGGTTACTTTACCGGTCTAACGGCGCACAACCCTCTCAACCGCATACTGGAAATGGAGTGGAAGACCCAGCTTCCGGATCAAGTTCTTGCGTTCGTGGATTTTCTTTCTATGGCACATTCGGTCGAGGTTCGATCACCGTTTCTCGATTACAGGCTAGTGGAGTTTGCAGCCACAATCCCCGGAGAACTCAAGATCAGACAAGGTGTAGTAAAGGACGTGTTGAAGCGGGCGGTCCGGCCGATACTGCCATCAGGCATCATCGATCGGCCAAAAGAAGGTTTCGTCCTGCCGATCTTTGACTGGATGCAGAAGAAATACCGCGGGTATTGCTCCCAGATACTTTCACCCGAGCGGCTCAGTGCCCATGGTTGCCTGAATATCCCGCTGGTGCAAGACTTGCTGGTGCGTTTCGATAGTGGTGAGAAGCCTTTGAACGCTAGGATATGGAACCTGATGATGTTCCAATTGTGGTGGGAAGCTTATTTCGGCGAAGACAGCATCTGTTAA